One genomic window of Hymenobacter sp. J193 includes the following:
- a CDS encoding PEP/pyruvate-binding domain-containing protein, which yields MLLPDSLAPGAAAIGGKAAGLFRLRQLGVAVPPFAVLPADAFAPLFTALPAASDADLDTRQASLLAYEPTPEDRAALRVQLTGWDFPARPVAVRSSVADEDGAGHSFAGLMDSFLNLTSEDEIWAAVARCAASAYSVRARAYRRQRGLPLAARPAVVVQAQVAALTSGVLFSTWPEYPMEMTIHALWGFGEALVSGAQQPDEFYLRKATGELTHQQLADKAQRLAVVLGAAGLHQAPVAAEEQLAPSLSPAELTQLHTLGQQLETAMGGPQDVEFVVDEADRLWVVQARPITQPIPELLVFDNSNIQESYCGVTTPLTFSFARRAYATVYRQTMRALGVPAAEVEAHEPVVTQLLVLVQGRIYYHINHWYRGLLLLPSFQQNKADMERMMGLEEPVDFVQPPRRSRLEQLRSAPRLAANLLRLLAAFASLRRAVPAFHARLAAAYQRFYTLPLAQFSGAELLAEKTRLDEELLSHWTTPIINDFRVMMANGRALRNLRAAGVAEPEDLLRRYLASDQQLASVQPVHRLLALARQAHTHTGLPELIQALPADVAEQVAASYPQFEQAARQFREEFGDRTVGELKLETATMRTQPRIFYQYLRNLVAVPPAATAANPSGISPSAATDIEALLNRLPRLRRWALTRSLTGLQEAIRHREALRLERTRLFGMYRSLYRAAGERLTQAGHLFQPEDVFMLTENEIAEALTGTPATPAPALPSPAPGIWLSPPPAHTTDLPALVAARQQEFARYEQLAVPARVTVPAAPVRMLPAAVGETDGVLRGTGCYPGVVEGEALVVRRPEDDLNVAGKIVCALRTDPGWATLFPACRAVAIEKGSSLSHSVIILRELGIPTIINVPGLTQQLQSGQRVVLDGQCGTLQLLPATQPAAENPSALSPRHA from the coding sequence GCGCCAGCTGGGTGTGGCGGTGCCGCCCTTTGCGGTGTTGCCCGCCGATGCCTTCGCGCCATTGTTTACCGCTTTGCCCGCCGCCTCCGACGCCGACCTGGACACCCGGCAGGCTTCCTTACTAGCCTACGAGCCCACGCCCGAAGACCGCGCCGCGCTACGGGTGCAGCTTACCGGCTGGGACTTTCCGGCCCGCCCGGTAGCGGTGCGTTCCTCGGTGGCAGATGAGGACGGGGCCGGCCATTCCTTTGCCGGGCTGATGGACTCCTTTCTGAACCTGACAAGCGAGGACGAGATATGGGCGGCGGTGGCCCGGTGCGCGGCCAGCGCCTACTCGGTGCGGGCCCGCGCCTACCGCCGGCAGCGCGGCCTGCCCCTGGCGGCCCGGCCGGCGGTGGTGGTGCAGGCGCAGGTGGCGGCCCTCACCAGCGGCGTGCTGTTTTCCACCTGGCCGGAGTATCCGATGGAAATGACCATTCACGCGCTTTGGGGGTTTGGCGAGGCCCTGGTAAGCGGGGCCCAGCAACCCGACGAGTTCTACCTGCGCAAAGCCACCGGCGAGCTGACCCACCAGCAGCTGGCCGACAAGGCCCAACGGTTGGCAGTTGTATTGGGAGCCGCAGGCCTGCACCAAGCTCCTGTGGCAGCAGAAGAGCAGTTGGCTCCCAGCCTTAGTCCGGCGGAGCTAACCCAACTGCATACACTTGGCCAGCAGCTGGAAACGGCTATGGGTGGACCGCAGGACGTGGAGTTTGTGGTGGATGAAGCCGACCGGCTGTGGGTGGTACAGGCCCGGCCCATCACCCAGCCCATTCCCGAGCTGCTGGTTTTCGACAATTCCAATATTCAGGAAAGCTACTGCGGGGTGACCACGCCCCTCACGTTCAGCTTTGCGCGGCGGGCCTACGCCACAGTGTACCGCCAGACCATGCGGGCCCTGGGCGTGCCGGCTGCCGAGGTGGAGGCCCACGAGCCGGTAGTTACGCAGCTGCTGGTACTGGTGCAGGGGCGCATCTACTACCACATAAACCACTGGTACCGGGGCTTGCTGCTGCTGCCTTCATTTCAGCAGAACAAGGCCGACATGGAGCGCATGATGGGCCTGGAGGAGCCCGTAGACTTTGTGCAGCCCCCGCGCCGCAGCCGCCTGGAGCAATTGCGCAGTGCCCCACGCCTGGCGGCCAACCTATTGCGGCTGCTGGCGGCTTTTGCCAGCTTGCGCCGGGCCGTACCGGCCTTCCATGCCCGCCTGGCGGCTGCTTACCAGCGGTTTTACACGCTTCCCCTGGCCCAGTTCAGCGGTGCGGAACTGCTGGCTGAAAAGACCCGCCTTGATGAGGAGTTGCTCAGCCACTGGACCACGCCCATCATCAACGACTTTCGGGTGATGATGGCCAACGGCCGGGCCCTGCGCAACCTGCGGGCTGCCGGCGTGGCCGAGCCTGAAGATTTGCTGCGCCGCTACCTGGCCTCCGACCAGCAGCTGGCGAGCGTGCAGCCCGTGCACCGCCTGTTGGCTTTGGCCCGGCAGGCGCACACCCACACCGGCCTGCCCGAGCTGATCCAGGCTTTGCCCGCCGATGTAGCCGAGCAGGTAGCCGCAAGCTACCCTCAGTTCGAGCAGGCCGCCCGACAGTTTAGGGAGGAATTTGGCGACCGGACGGTGGGCGAGCTGAAGCTGGAAACGGCCACCATGCGCACCCAGCCGCGCATCTTCTACCAATACCTGCGCAACCTGGTGGCCGTGCCCCCTGCTGCTACAGCTGCTAATCCGTCAGGCATAAGCCCAAGCGCCGCCACTGATATAGAAGCGCTGCTGAACCGGTTGCCGCGCCTGCGGCGGTGGGCGCTGACCCGCAGCCTGACTGGGTTGCAGGAGGCCATTCGGCACCGTGAGGCCCTGCGACTGGAGCGCACCCGTCTGTTTGGTATGTACCGCAGCCTGTACCGGGCGGCCGGGGAACGGCTAACCCAGGCCGGTCACCTCTTCCAGCCCGAGGACGTGTTTATGCTGACGGAAAACGAAATAGCCGAAGCCCTGACCGGCACTCCGGCCACCCCGGCGCCGGCGCTGCCTTCGCCCGCGCCCGGCATCTGGCTTTCCCCGCCCCCGGCCCATACTACCGACCTACCCGCGCTGGTAGCTGCCCGCCAGCAGGAATTTGCCCGCTACGAACAGCTGGCGGTGCCCGCGCGCGTAACGGTGCCGGCGGCCCCCGTGCGCATGCTGCCGGCCGCAGTCGGGGAAACCGATGGAGTTTTGCGCGGCACAGGCTGCTACCCCGGCGTGGTAGAGGGCGAGGCGCTGGTAGTACGCCGCCCCGAGGACGACCTGAACGTAGCCGGCAAGATCGTGTGTGCCCTGCGCACCGACCCCGGCTGGGCCACGCTGTTTCCGGCCTGCCGGGCCGTGGCCATCGAAAAAGGCTCTTCCCTGTCGCACTCCGTTATCATTCTGCGGGAGCTGGGCATTCCCACCATCATCAACGTGCCCGGCCTGACGCAGCAGCTGCAAAGCGGGCAGCGCGTAGTGCTCGACGGGCAATGCGGCACGCTGCAGCTGCTGCCCGCCACCCAGCCTGCGGCCGAAAATCCGAGTGCTTTATCTCCCAGACATGCTTGA